DNA from Chelonia mydas isolate rCheMyd1 chromosome 3, rCheMyd1.pri.v2, whole genome shotgun sequence:
caaatatattttatttataattttaaaatctacGGTTAGATTTTTAAACTCATTCTGTTAATGATTTGGGATTGTGCATTTTACAaatagatcttttaaaaaattttaaagcaTTTCACTTCACAGTTTAACCCACTCATGTAGAGAAgtatattaaacattttaaagcctttcatttgtttgtattagaaaacatttttatagttcacTCTGAAAAGTTCTGTAATATTTAAACTAAGAAAATATTGCCGAATAAAGCAGAAAAATAAGCTAACCAATTATCTTAGCTGTACAAACAGATCACATTTTGGATTCTCAAGTCTGCATTTACAAGTCTTGCCCTGTGTTCGGGGCCATGTCCAATCAAGCATGCACAATGGACGCTAATTTCATAAGAAATGTATCTCACAGCCTTttaaagaaagcagaaaaaaGCTTCTAGGGAAAAATAAAGGCCATGCCTTTGTAAAGGAGTGGGTGTGGAGGAAAAGAGAGTCtatggggaaagagagaaacacCATATAATGGGAAAGAAATAAAGAAgtgattaaaatataattattaaatGGATAAAAGGACCAGTGAAATCAGaaagtctccctccctcccccacacaaacaaacacacatccTGCTTGAGCCTCTTTCCACCCCACCCAATCCCCAAAGAATACATGTAGGAGCCAAAAGCAGATACAACAGCGCTTATCCTACCATGCTGCCATGGTTTTCATCAGACGGCCAAATGGAttcatttccttctccttctgAGAATCAGCAGTATACAATGAACAGGGAAGTTGATCATATAATTATCTTAggccagtgactctcaacctttccagattgctgtacccctttcaggagtctcatttgtcttgagtaccccaagtttcacctcactaaaaaaaactacttgcttacaaaatcagacataaaaatacacaactgtcacagcacattattactgaaaaattgcttatttctcatttttaccatataattttaaaataaatcaattggaatataaatattgttctttcatttcagtgtatagtatataaagtaGTAtacacaagtcattgtctgtatgaaattttaatttctactgacttagctagtgctttttatatagcctgtttaaaactaggcaaatagctagatgaggtgatgtacctcctggaagacctctgtgtacccgcAGGGGTACACgcatccctggttgagaaccactgccttaagccACTGAAAATTCAAGCCCTAAAACCCATGTTATAACTATCTAGTAAACTGAGTGGTCCTGTCTACAATTGCACTCTTCTCCCCTAACAGTGTGGTTCAATGAGAATGTGAAGTCATAATCCCTCCACGACAGGATATGATTGAAGCACAATGGCAAGGAGGTGTGAGGCAGCTTGCACTGCCAATGCCTGCCCTGCACCTGTTCCTGGATGATGCTGGGAAGAGCATTTCATTCTGCGGTACTCTGTCCAGCACATTCCACAAGCTCTGTATTCACTTAAAAAACGCTAACCACTGAAAAGAATGTAGTAGTAACATTAGTGAAGTCACTAAGTATGGTTGGGCCACAAATATACATTCTTTCCTTCACTGTAGCATGTAAGATGATcaaagtaatatattttacaaaTCTTAGACATAATGATTATGATCATctcacattttgttttgttgagcTGCAGTTCTTCTGCCCCGAGACATCTCCACTGGCTGAATTTGGGCTATAGTTTTACCACAGGTTCATGGAGACCTACTACATTTGGATATTCATCTCCCCTCACTGAAACTACATTGCTGTACTGGAGAAGAGTATTGGTCTGCTTCAGATTTAAAAGTGCTATCCTCTATTTGAGACTTTAAACCATGATCCATCCTGCTTCTCTGCTGGTCACATGGAAGTTAGAGTTCCCATGTTACTTTTTGAAACAACAGAAGTAACTCGGGTATTCTGGCCAACATCTCCCTCCCTCTACCCCCAACCCTCCATGAAACCAATCTGAAGGCTTTGTTAAGCCATGTTAAGGCTGAACATGAGCTCTTCCTTAATGCACAACAACTCCATTTTCCTGTACAGTCACAGCAACTGACTCTATATTGTAAAGTACTTGGAGATACTTCGTAATATGGAAGATGCTACAGCATGTAATTTTTATACGGCTGTCTGTAAGTATAGAAATAGGAGATTAGGTGAAAATCTCCTCAGAGTTACCATAACTTGCAATACGTACAGTAACAAGATGCATGATTGTTAACTGGTTTACCTTAAGATGATACTTCATAGGCATATTGAGATGCACAAGatttgttcattctctctcattCTATAGCTTGTAATGAATTTCCACAGCAATTGACACTTCAGTTATTTGCTGTTTGTGCTGTGTTTTGGAAATGCAACCAAATGTCAAGTATTTTTCTTATTAGTCCTTTGGGAAGGTCATACTGTTTTTAACTTCTGTCTATGCTCTGAGAGTTCCATTTCCTTCAATggttgttttctctctccttccagtcCTTGGGAGGCGAGATTAACTTGACTTTTGTGTTCAAAAAGCTTTTCTAATAATATAATCAAAATTGTGGACTCATGCTTCCAGCTTCCAACCAAGAACCTGCACTAAGTGTTAGATGTCACCTTTGTACAGTGCCCCTCTCTCCCGCTTTCTGTCCTCTAATGTCTGTAAAGGAAGCTCTGCTCTCCCTTATGCTAATCATATCTGACATGCAGTTGGCAAGTgtattcatttaaaatctctcttgtACTGTTCTTGGTTAACCTCATCCCATGGGAGAACTATGGACAAGACGTGTCTCGCTCCTAAATTTAACATTGTAGCAAGTATGTTTCCACTGATCCAACAATGTGTTTTATGTGAAGGGTTTTTTTCATGGTGGCTAATGCACCCTGACATGTAAATACACAGTTGTAATACTGTCATGTCAAGATGGCTCATATACACGTTTGTTTCACCcaaacatataaaatgatgtaGCTGAACCTGAGGCCAGCCACATCACCTCCTCCGTGACTTTCTTCAAAGTTCTAAGTATGTTATTGTAAATGAGTTTTCCATAAGCCTCCATTCAGTAAGTTTCAGGTACATCAGGTCTCCTCTTACATacattagtgtaaatcaggacCTCCTTCAGTCAAGGCAATGGAACTTTTTTGGTGTGAAAGTGGTATaaatgagaagaaaataaaactaccagaattctcccccccccccgccttctgcATCTCTGCAAAGttgttcctggaaaaaaaaatcaaatatatagTGGGTGGGATAAGTCCAGTTGATACAGGACTGGTTGCTTGACTTCTGCATGTGTTACAGCATGAAACATTGTGGCAGCAGAAGTTATAGAAAAGGATGAGACACAAAACAATTCTACATGCTTCACAGCATGAACTATATCTGCCCCATAATCAGAGGTAATAAACCCAGAGACGTCAgtgaaaggggtaaacagtgtggTAGTCTTGTCTTGCAGCTTCTCCTGCAAGACAAGACTGCACCCTGGGATTGTTTCAGAAATGTCTGTTGATTTGCTTGATAGATCCAGTTTAGTTGGTGACAAGTGTGTCTGTTTCTCATTGAGGATCCCAGAACCACTTTATAGATAAAAGATACACACCACAGGTGAATACAACACATGCCAGAACCTATGTCTGGTTTCATTTATACCCTTCCAACAGTGGCGTTGGAACAATTtctatagtgagggtgctgaaagcctttgaacaaaactgtaaaccctgtatagaaTAGAAACCACTACAAGCCAGAGGGTGCTgtcgcacccctagttccagcacccctgcccttcCTCTAATCATCCTCATGGTCTCTTTACAGGTGGTCTTCTGAAATACACGAGATGTTACTCCCATAGAATCACTGTGTCttagaaaaaaatcattagaTTGTACGTATCAATTCATGTACTTCCTTTCACGCTACAGAAACCTTTTCAGACACTAGTCTCGAGAGGGATGTGCTAGTAGATTCACCTTCATGTTTGACGTATCTAATTGTGCTGAAACTTAGGAGGCCAATCTTGGCCCTGCTGACTCAGCTTTTTGTCTGCTGGTAGATTAGTCAAATATAATGTGTAACGGACAGGTCTTTCTGATAGGACCTGAATAGTGAGATCCATTTTTCTTTATATGGACATTAAAGACCATATGGGGTTCTTTTTAAAAGAGTAAGTGTTTGCCCTGGTACTTTGCCAAAATTTCCTCTTAACCCACTAATCTTCCACTGTGTTATGTACTGGTTGGTTGCCACCATCCAGTCCaggagtggctgcatttcagtagctcTGCATATGTGtaaagtctgattttcagaggatccAAAGCTttgcagctctcattgattttagTAGGAatttagagaggcaaggtgagtgagtccaataaaaaaatattacctcacccaccttgtctctctaatatcccggaACTGGCATAGTTACGACTAACTACATTCAGTAGGAGTTGTCAGTGTTAATGATCTGTAAGCATCTGTGCATGGTTTCTGAAGTGCTTTAGAATAAAAGACACTAGATGACTATAAACTAGCATTGCTTATTATGCAATTAGCAGTTGTTCGATTTAGAGAGAAAAATTCACCCACCCATTACAATGATTTTCTTTCTAGCCTGCTTGGCAAGACCCTTGTTCATCACACACAGTGCTTGCAGGCATTTtgcctgagccattctttctcATTCTTCATTTCACCTCATGCCTCTAACTCCTTTAgtataggcaggcaggcaggcatcaTGTACGTCATAGCATACAAGTTTAAGCCCCAATCTGCAAGGTGTTAAGCAtcctctgctcctattgaagccaGTAAGTGATCAGGGCACTCTCCACCAAATGGGATGTGCTCAGCATCCTGCCAGATCAGACTTTAATGAGAAACTTGATGAAGAACAAATTAACACATTAATCATCATTAATATTACAGTCCTGCCCAgagaccattgtgctaggcagtgtacaaacacataatagagacaccctgccctgaagagcttactatCTAAGTAGAAGAATATAGACAGCGGGTGGATAAAACAAACATTGGTGAGGGAAGTACCAGGACACAATGAGACAGAAGATCTTACTAATAGCACCAGCTTAAGTACAGGTGGTACTTAATGCACTTTGTACAGTGTGCTATACGAGACACCATAATATTTGTACTTACAGTAGGGAATAACTGTACATGGTAACTGTTGGTGAGCATTTACTTTTCAATAGCACCCACTATCATACTGCTGGACAAGAGTGGATGTATAGTGATTTCAGAAGTTACATTTAGAATATGAGCTACAGGTCAAGGATAAAGTCAAGTTTAACATCCGATATGTCCTCTACGATGACTGTGTGCTGTCTTAGTAGTTGGACTGAATGATTCTAATGACACTTTATTCCTGTTTTATTTATGGGATGCAAATGTATAGATCGGATAAGCTGTTCGAATTCTAATTTCTgccaaagatttatttttatttctcataaAAGTGTTGAAAGTTATTACTCTGATTGCTTTGTGGCCACTATTGAAATTGCTGGTAAGCTCTGACTAAAACAGCCAGAACTAGGCATGTGATATCCACAAAAGCACACAaaaatagatatatagatagCCATACATAGGCCAATATTTGTCATAAGTGTGGCTCTGGAAACCTTATTTGTACTCACATCTGAAGAAATCAAAGGGTAGAATTTGGGAAATTTTCTGTTACCCTTGTTGATTTCTTCAAAGGCTTGGAATTTGGCTCTTAGTCATATACTATTATGTAATATAGTATTGTGTGATAGATTAAAATGGTGAACTTTTCAGCTCCTGGGGTGTTAAAACTCACCGGCAGTATGGCCAACTGCATCCAGAGTACTCCCTCATAGTCAGGGCTGACTGTACAATACCCTGcctctgttttcttctttttcttcttcagggATTCTTAAACACAGTCCAAAGGGAATTAAGTATTACCCACCTGGACTCCAACAAAGActttcaaaatagaaaaaactCACCCAGTCCTCACCTAACTTCAGCTggacacagtccttcctccctgagGGTCTGACTTTCTGCTTCCAGCACCATCAGGTTACCTAGAGTTTGTTCTTCTCCACATGCCCTCCCCACCACTGCCTTCTCCTCTGCTGAGTCAGGGGCCTTCTTACTCTCTGCAGACATAGCCATATTTTCTTAGATGCCCCCTCTACCCCATTCCTGCACCTTcctgctgctttgacactgaaATCGCCTGATTTCTCTCAGGTGGAGCTACTCATTTTGCAGTCAGGTTTGGCTAGCCTCAGCCATTAAGCGGTGAGTCACCCTCTTACATCAGCCTTTCGGATGAAAGtcacagctctgtgtgctgctacTGCTATAAAATATTTGATTCCCTTTTGCTCCTTCAGCGTTTATTCCTTGTAGAGCTGCTTAGTGACACATACTGCATTCTCCCTGTGTTCGGACATTCTCCCACTCAGTTACCTTTCTTCTTACAATCAATATTCAAGTACAGCTGGTCagtttcccatcagaaaatgccattttgattaaacattttttatGCAAAACTAAGTCAATTTTGATGACATTtctcatgaaaaaatattttggaatggcaaattttgtttcagaaaattttCTTTCAGAAGAATTGCACAAATTTGTTTGGAAACAAAATTtgcatttcatattttattttattttcacttttatatTACTTCTattaattttacattatttcatgacaTATCAGTAGCAGCAGTGAATAATATGACAGGATATCATATCCTGTCAAGTTATATCAAAATATGTTATGACATAATATAATAGTGgaaattatattattttttaaataattaatgtcAGATGCCACCTAACACAgactgaaacatttaattttattttattttgtagatCAGAATGTCTCCTTTTTGTGTTGTAATGAAAGAGTTTGACACTTTGATCTAGAAAATAAGATAAGCACTCCATATACTACTTAGAGGGACTGCTTTTTTTAATAGCCTTGTGTTAGCCTGGAATCATTTTTCCTAAAATCATTGTCTTTTATGACATGACATGACATGACATGACATGTCATGTTTTCCAGTATTACTACTAACATATTGtagtataataataatataatatacaataatataacagacaatgaaaaaaaagaaaattttgatctttcaatttttttctgaaacaaaattttcgCAGTGAAATTTATTTCTGCATTTCTCTTTCATGGGTTTCATGTTTCTTTTAAGTTACAACCGTGTAGTTTCACAGATGTTTAAAAGAATGctaacatttccccccccccaaaaaaattaatAGACCTACACAAAAATGTTCAATTTTTCCACAGTAAATTAATAGAAATAGCAAAGAAAGCATTCTGGTTTAACCCCAAGGAGAAAAATCCCTTTCTCtggatcagtggttcccaaacttgttccgctacttgttcagggaaagcccctggtgggccgggctggtttgtttacctgccatgtccgcaggttcggccaatcgcggctcccagtagccgcagttcactgctggaagtggcagccagtacgtcccttggcccgcgccgcttccagcagctcccattggcctggagcagtgaaccggggccactgggagccgcaatcggccaaacctgcggacaacccagcccagcccaccaggggctttccctgcagaagcggcggaacgagtttgggaaccactgctctggatATTGTTTTCCAAAGAATGACCATTGCTTCAGTCCTTCAGTGTGATCTGCTAGTGTGGATTCTGTACCAGTATGTAGCCTCATTCACATCACTGTGGACCAGCATTTGTGGATATTGTTGATGATTAGAGTCCTGTAGAGATATGCCAAAAGATTTCATTTCCCATATTTCCTCCTGAATTGCTGATTTCACCACCTAGATGCTCTAATGATGAGTGGACTAGAAATATATTGGATTAGATGAGATTCAGACATGGTATCAAAATTGTTACCCtcttctttttattaaataaattggaGTGTTTAACCGAATATTTTCACTTACTTTGGCTCCCAAACTGTGTTTTCATTATTACCTATGGTGTGTAGTGTAAAGTGAGCTACAGGTCAGTTCATTTACACTAGGTCAAAATAATGAGATTACTTTAAATGACATATTCCCCACATGCTTTGCTAACACAACACAAAATAGTTTTCTTTTCGGGTTTCTTTTAACACCAAACTGTTTTGATATCCGCTTAAGTCTATCATATTAAGCCATAATATATCAACTCTGAACTGACCTACAGTAAAAGATCTCTTCTTTGATGAGGTATTTTGTTTCAGAGTTACTATTAGAGAAAGGTTACTCTGTGATAAAATTGATTTATAACAATCTATCTAGTAAAATCCCAGGTTAGGAGTCCAAGGAACTTGATAAAATGTTGAGAATGCAGATTGACGTTTTGAGAGAGATGTTGAGTTTATCTCAGTTCCTACAATACTTGGGAAGAGGATAAAGGTCTAATTATCATGAAtcagtctccccttcctccccattttcataaaatatttaatgatccctttgaaaatcaagtATACTTGCTGAACCCACTAGACCCACATAATCCTCGGTCCAACTGTGCAAATGAGCTTTTGTGAATGCAAATTGAGTACCTGCACATGTAAAAGGGCAGTATTTTCACAACTGGCAAAGTTGCATATGAAAATGCAGGTGTGTATAATTGATTGTgcctttttttgagagagagagaattcggCTTTGTGTATCTATAGTTTATAGATAatgaaaagtaaattttattatttctgttactAGTATCTGAAAGCCCGTGCTGTTGCATGCATGTAATTTATAAAGTCATGTGTGtgaaaaagccaaaaatggctgagaactaaAAATTGAACCACAACAAATGACAAATCCCAGAGATTATTGAAACTTgtgatattttaaacaaaaggagATGTCAACCAGGGGACAGAGAGCggagggtggttggatggggcagagattctggaggggggcagtcaggggacagggaacagggggggttggataggcacgggagccccagggggcctgacagggggcgggggtgtggatggggttcagggcagtcaggggacagggagcagggtgagggttggatgggggtgggttggtcaggggacaaggagcaaggggggttggatgggttggaggttctgaggggggcagtcagggggcaggaagtggaaggggcagatagggggcaggagccaagctgtttggggaggcacagccttccctacctggcccgccatatagttttgcaaccccgatgtggccctcgggccaaaaactttgcccacccctgcccttcaGACATACTAGGCTTCAGAGTGAGAATCCTGGGATCTTATTCTATAGGTAGTAGAACCAACAGGGATTGGGACTCCATTGTACACTACACAAACATAGATATACATCCATATTGACAGAATTGGGCTCAAGTTGCAAGATTCCAATGTGGATCTGGATTTTGAATATCCCAAAGAAATGATGATGTGGGATCCAGGGTTTTGGCTTAATCCATTATAAAAATAGACCTCTGGATTCTCTTGTGGATTCAGACTCACATATGGGAGGGCTCACCTGGCTTTTAGTTTGGCATCTTGTGATGTTAATTAACAATAACTTATTTTTAAGGAAAGCCcacaaaaaatattgaaaataatcCAAATTAATGCCTGGTGCAATATGAGTGACACCACAAATGTATCTGGCCtattaaaaaaagcttttgattTACTGTCTCccttcttattttttttctctgcagactATGTCAGAAAGTCACAATGATCCTGCACAATAACACTACAGTCTCCCCCTTGTTTTCAAATGTGAGCTTCTTCTGGAATAGAGATTCCCAGGGAACAGGGCTTCTTGAGGATGCAACATCAGTCATTGGCAGCTATGACTTCCCTCAGACAACTGAGAGTTTTCCCTTCACTACTGTGGAAACAGCCAATAGGTCACTAGATGGCATGAACAAAGATCCTCTGGGTGGACACACACTCTGGCAAGTTGTTCTGATTGCCTTCCTCACTGGCATCCTCGCACTGGTGACCATCATAGGAAACATCCTGGTGATTGTGGCATTTAAAGTTAACAAACAACTTAAAACAGTCAACAATTACTTCCTGCTGAGTCTTGCATGTGCAGATTTGATCATCGGTGTTATTTCAATGAACCTTTTCACCACATATATCATCATGGACCGCTGGGCTTTGGGAAGTTTGGCCTGTGATCTATGGCTCTCCATTGACTATGTAGCCAGCAACGCTTCTGTCATGAATCTCCTTGTCATAAGTTTTGACAGGTATTTTTCCATCACCAGGCCCCTTACATACAGAGCTAAACGAACAACCAAAAGGGCTGGAATGATGATAGGCTTAGCTTGGGTCATCTCGTTCATTCTTTGGGCCCCTGCCATCTTGTTTTGGCAGTATTTTGTTGGGAAAAGAACTGTGCCTCCTGATGAATGTTATATCCAGTTTCTAAGCGAACCTGTCATCACTTTTGGCACTGCCATAGCTGCCTTTTATTTGCCAGTCACCATTATGACTATTTTATACTGGAGGATCTACAAGGAGACAGAGAAACGCACCAAAGAGTTAGCGGGGCTACAGGCCTCGGGCAGCAAAGCTGAGGCAGCACGCTTCATTCACCAGACTGGTAGCTCCAGAAGCTGCAGCAGCTatgagctgcagcagcagagtaTGAAGCGCTCCACCAGAAGGAAATATGGCCGATGCCACTTCTGGCTTACAACAAAGAGCTGGAAACCCAGCCAGGATCAGGGGGACCAGGAGCACAGCAGCAGCGACAGCTGGAACAACAATGATGCCGCTGCTTCTCTTGAAAACTCTGCCTCCTCTGATGAAGAAGACATTGCCACGGAGACGAGGGCCATTTATTCCATTGTGCTGAAGCTTCCTGGTCACAGCACCATCCTCAACTCCACTAAACTACCCTCATCTGAAGACTTGAATGGGTCAGGGGACGACTTGCAGAAATCTGACATGGGGTCAAAGGAGAGGAAACCTAAAAGGTTGCACTCTCAGAAAACTGTGGAGGACGGAGGAAACTTTCACAAGAGCTTTCCTAAGCTTCCAGTTCAGCCAGGGTCAGCAGTAGAGGCAGCCAAGGTTTCCGACGGCATTCCGTCGGTGGCTAAGACGTCTGCAGCCCTGCCTTTATCCTTCAAGGAAGCAAccctggccaaaaagtttgccttgAAGACCAGAAGTCAGATCACCAAGCGAAAACGAATGTCACTTatcaaagaaaagaaagcagcacaGACGCTCAGTGCTATTTTGTTTGCCTTCATCATCACCTGGACACCATACAACATCATGGTTCTGGTGAACACCTTTTGTGATAGCTGTATCCCCAAAACATTTTGGAACCTGGGGTACTGGCTTTGTTACATCAATAGCACAGTGAACCCTATGTGCTACGCATTGTGTAACAAAACATTCAGAACCACTTTCAAGATGTTACTGCTGTGCCAGTGTGACAAACGGAAGCGACGCAAACAGCAGTATCAGCAGAGGCAATCAGTCATTTTTCATAAGCGGATCCCCCAGGAGACTTCATAGAATAgtatttttaacaaacaaaaaacaaactatcAAAGGGCACGTGGGAGGGGGAGTGGTTCCAGGGTGCTGATACAAACGTTTCATCATCAAGATGTGAGAGCAGCTGCCAGGCTTATATATCCT
Protein-coding regions in this window:
- the CHRM3 gene encoding muscarinic acetylcholine receptor M3 isoform X2, producing the protein MILHNNTTVSPLFSNVSFFWNRDSQGTGLLEDATSVIGSYDFPQTTESFPFTTVETANRSLDGMNKDPLGGHTLWQVVLIAFLTGILALVTIIGNILVIVAFKVNKQLKTVNNYFLLSLACADLIIGVISMNLFTTYIIMDRWALGSLACDLWLSIDYVASNASVMNLLVISFDRYFSITRPLTYRAKRTTKRAGMMIGLAWVISFILWAPAILFWQYFVGKRTVPPDECYIQFLSEPVITFGTAIAAFYLPVTIMTILYWRIYKETEKRTKELAGLQASGSKAEAARFIHQTGSSRSCSSYELQQQSMKRSTRRKYGRCHFWLTTKSWKPSQDQGDQEHSSSDSWNNNDAAASLENSASSDEEDIATETRAIYSIVLKLPGHSTILNSTKLPSSEDLNGSGDDLQKSDMGSKERKPKRLHSQKTVEDGGNFHKSFPKLPVQPGSAVEAAKVSDGIPSVAKTSAALPLSFKEATLAKKFALKTRSQITKRKRMSLIKEKKAAQTLSAILFAFIITWTPYNIMVLVNTFCDSCIPKTFWNLGYWLCYINSTVNPMCYALCNKTFRTTFKMLLLCQCDKRKRRKQQYQQRQSVIFHKRIPQETS
- the CHRM3 gene encoding muscarinic acetylcholine receptor M3 isoform X1, which gives rise to MFLAGLCRLCQKVTMILHNNTTVSPLFSNVSFFWNRDSQGTGLLEDATSVIGSYDFPQTTESFPFTTVETANRSLDGMNKDPLGGHTLWQVVLIAFLTGILALVTIIGNILVIVAFKVNKQLKTVNNYFLLSLACADLIIGVISMNLFTTYIIMDRWALGSLACDLWLSIDYVASNASVMNLLVISFDRYFSITRPLTYRAKRTTKRAGMMIGLAWVISFILWAPAILFWQYFVGKRTVPPDECYIQFLSEPVITFGTAIAAFYLPVTIMTILYWRIYKETEKRTKELAGLQASGSKAEAARFIHQTGSSRSCSSYELQQQSMKRSTRRKYGRCHFWLTTKSWKPSQDQGDQEHSSSDSWNNNDAAASLENSASSDEEDIATETRAIYSIVLKLPGHSTILNSTKLPSSEDLNGSGDDLQKSDMGSKERKPKRLHSQKTVEDGGNFHKSFPKLPVQPGSAVEAAKVSDGIPSVAKTSAALPLSFKEATLAKKFALKTRSQITKRKRMSLIKEKKAAQTLSAILFAFIITWTPYNIMVLVNTFCDSCIPKTFWNLGYWLCYINSTVNPMCYALCNKTFRTTFKMLLLCQCDKRKRRKQQYQQRQSVIFHKRIPQETS